Genomic window (Cellulosilyticum lentocellum DSM 5427):
AGTTAATTTATTTAAGCATAAAATGTTAGCTTTTGTATTGTCTGGGTTTATCGCAGGCATAGCAGGAGGGTTATTAGGTTCGTTAGTAGGTGCGATTGACCCTACACAATTTAAGTTTACATTTGCTTATACCTTATTGTTGATGGTTGTTCTAGGAGGACAAGGCTCCATCTCTGGTTCAATTGTAGGGGCTTTCATTATTACTTGTGCTCAAGAAATATTAAGATTTGTAGATGAGCCAATTAACTTTGGTTTTATCCATTATCCAGGCATCGAAGGTATGCGTATGGTTGTTTTCTCTGTCATGCTTATGTGTATTATTTTGTTTTGGAGTAGAGGTATATTTGGAAACAAGGAATTTTCTTGGAGTGGTTTGCTGGGACTATTTAAAAGAAAGCAAACTAAAGTAGCACAAGAAACTAAGGAGGTGTAGTAGATGCCAATGCTAGAAGCCAAAAATGCCACCATGCAATTTGGTGGATTAATAGCAGTTAATGAACTTAATATAGAAATAAATGAAGGTGAAATCGTGGCCATCATTGGGCCTAATGGAGCAGGAAAGACTACAGCTTTTAATATGATAACAGGTGTTTATACACCTACTATAGGAAGCATCCTATTTAATGGTAAATGTCTTAATAAAATGAAACCAAATAAAATTGCTGAATTAGGTATTGCTCGCACCTTTCAAAATATCAGGCTATTTAAAAATCTTACAGTATTAGAAAATGTACTGATTGCAAATCATCTCAGACTAAAAAGTGGTCTTTTTAGTTCAGTGCTTCATTTACCCAATGCTCAAAAAGAAGAGAAGGAAATGTTAGAGTATTCTCTTTCTATATTAGAATGTACTGGCCTCTTGGAACATAAAGATGATATTGCCTCAAGTTTGCCTTATGGTTTACAAAGAAGACTTGAAATAGCCAGAGCTTTGGCAACAAAACCTAAATTGCTTTTATTAGATGAGCCAGCAGCTGGTATGAACCCTAAGGAAAGTGAAGATTTAACAGAGTTTATTAGACAAATTAGAAATCAGTTTGATTTAACTATTTTATTAATAGAGCATCATATGCAATTGGTTATGGGGATATCAGAACGTATTTATGTATTAGAGTATGGAACGACCATAGCTCATGGAACACCCACTGAAATCCAAAATAATAAAGCTGTTATTAAAGCTTATCTTGGAGAGGAGGAATAGGAATGTTAACCATTGAGAATCTATATGTAAGATATGGAGGAATAGAAGCACTTAGAGGCATTTCTATGCAAATTCCAGAAGGTAAAATCGTTACCTTAGTAGGGGCAAATGGAGCAGGGAAATCTACTACTCTTAGAGCAATTACTAAATTAATTACACCAGCATTAGGGGGAATTACCTATAAAGGTGAAAGTATAATGAATTGCACTACTCAGGATATTGTAAAGAAAGGCATTACCTTAGTGCCAGAAGGGCGTAGGGTATTTGCAGACCTAACAGTAGAAGAAAATCTAAAAATAGGGGCTTATACTAGAAAAGATCAAAGTGAAATTAGAAAAGATATAGACTATGTTAATGATATCTTTCCGCGTTTAAAAGAAAGAAAAAATCAGCTAGCGGGAACTTTATCTGGAGGAGAGCAGCAAATGCTAGCAGTAGGTAGAGCGCTTATGTCAAAACCAAAAGTACTTATGATGGATGAGCCTAGTTTAGGATTAGCGCCATTAGTGGTAAAAGATATATTTGCCATTATAAAAGAAGTAAATGAAAAAGCAGGAATGACGATTCTACTCATTGAACAAAATGCTAATGCTGCACTTAAGATTGCAGATTATGGTTATGTCATGGAGACAGGTAGCATAGGATTAGAGGGACCTGGAATGGATTTATTAAATAATGAGCAAGTAAAAGAATTATATTTAGGGAAAATAGGATAATCTATTCGTGAGTTATAAAAAGGACTGTAAATACAGCTAGCTTATTCATTAGCAGTAGAGTAACAGTCCTTTTTAGCTATTATAGAAAAGAGAGTATTTTTAACATAGATTAAAAGATATATTTTAGAAAGTATTTTTACCAAAGAAAAGAGAAGGCAGTAACAAAAAAAGTAAATCTTAGTTTATTTTATTAGAAAGATTAGTTTTAAGAAAGAAATAAGGATATTAGCGATGTGTTTTTATTAAAAACAACGGCAAAAGTTGACCTGTTTTTGCAAAAATAACGCTTAAAGGTGGATAATTTTGTGTATAAATCTATAAATGCTGTGGATAATAAGTGAATAACTTAAAAAAGTTGTTCCTAACTAAAAAAAGTTTAAAAAAGGTGTTGACGCTGATAAAAAGATGCTGTAGTATTATACGAGTCAGCAGCAAACAACAGCAGACAAGAAAAGGCATTAAGCCTTGATGATAATGAACTTTGAAAACAAAATAGTAACTATAAACCAGTCGATTCATTACGTCTCTAATAAGAGATGAGAATCAGTACAACTTGTACTAAGTAAAATAGTCAGTAGTAGAGATACTACACGGACAAACTTTTTTATGAGAGTTTGATCCTGGCTCAGGATGAACGCTGGCGGCGTGCTTAACACATGCAAGTCGAACGAACTGCGAGGAGCTTGCTCCTCAAAGTTAGTGGCGGACGGGTGAGTAACGCGTGGGTAACCTGCCCTATAGAGGGGGATAACGTTTGGAAACGAACGCTAATACCGCATAAACTATCGGTAGTCGCATGACTATTATAGTAAAGATTTATCGCTATAGGATGGACCCGCGTTGGATTAGCTAGTTGGTGAGATAACAGCTCACCAAGGCGACGATCCATAGCCGGCCTGAGAGGGTGAACGGCCACATTGGGACTGAGACACGGCCCAAACTCCTACGGGAGGCAGCAGTGGGGAATATTGCACAATGGGCGCAAGCCTGATGCAGCGACGCCGCGTGAAGGAAGAAGGTCTTCGGATTGTAAACTTCTATCAGCAGGGAAGAAAAAAATGACGGTACCTGACTAAGAAGCTCCGGCTAACTACGTGCCAGCAGCCGCGGTAATACGTAGGGAGCGAGCGTTATCCGGATTTACTGGGTGTAAAGGGTGCGTAGGCGGTTTGTTAAGTCAGAAGTGAAATTTAGGGGCTCAACCTCTAAGCTGCTTCTGAAACTGATGAACTAGAGTGTGGGAGAGGAAAGTGGAATTCCGAGTGTAGCGGTGAAATGCGTAGAGATTCGGAGGAACACCAGTAGCGAAGGCGGCTTTCTGGACCATAACTGACGCTGAGGCACGAAAGCGTGGGGAGCAAACAGGATTAGATACCCTGGTAGTCCACGCTGTAAACGATGAATGCTAGGTGTCGGGGCTTACGGGTCTCGGTGCCGAAGTTAACACATTAAGCATTCCACCTGGGAAGTACGATCGCAAGATTGAAACTCAAAGGAATTGACGGGGACCCGCACAAGCGGTGGAGCATGTGGTTTAATTCGAAGCAACGCGAAGAACCTTACCTAAACTTGACATCCCGATGACCGGTCTTTAATCGGACCTTTCCTAGCTTGCTAGGACATTGGTGACAGGTGGTGCATGGTTGTCGTCAGCTCGTGTCGTGAGATGTTGGGTTAAGTCCCGCAACGAGCGCAACCCCTATCTTTAGTAGCCAGCATTAAGTTGGGCACTCTAGAGAGACTGCCAGGGATAACTTGGAGGAAGGTGGGGATGACGTCAAATCATCATGCCCCTTATGTTTAGGGCTACACACGTGCTACAATGGCTGCTACAAAGGGAAGCGATCTCGCGAGAGTCAGCAAACCTCAAAAAAGCAGTCCCAGTTCGGATTGTAGTCTGCAACTCGACTACATGAAGTTGGAATCGCTAGTAATCGCGAATCAGAATGCCGCGGTGAATACGTTCCCGGGTCTTGTACACACCGCCCGTCACACCATGGGAGTTGGGGGGGCCCAACGCCGGTGACCCAACCCTTCGGGGAGGGAGCCGTCTAAGGCAAAACCAATAACTGGGGTGAAGTCCGTAACAAGGTAGCCGTATCGGAAGGTGCGGCTGGATCACCTCCTTTCTAAGGATAGAAATCGATGGTTTGTTAGTTACTATTTTGTTTTGAAAGTTCATTGAACTAAATGAATATTTCACTCATTTGTGGTGATGATGCGCTTAGGGGAAACACCCGTTTCCATTCCGAACACGTAGGTTAAGACCTAAGCGGCTGATGGTACTTGTCGGGAGACTGACTGGGAGAGTAAGTGGTTGCCACATTTATGGGGGTTTAGCTCAGTTGGGAGAGCACCTGCCTTGCACGCAGGGGGTCAAGGGTTCGAATCCCTTAATCTCCACTGTCCAAATAATGGACATAATTGTACTAAATGTACTACTTGTACTTTGAAAAACAAATACTACAACAATTATAGATTTGTAAGTTATAGCAATATAACTTGCGCCTAACGATAAATGTACACGCATTGTATAATGCAAAAATGTTTGTCAGGGTGTAAAATCTACAATTTAACCGATATAGTCAGAAATGACTTAAAACATTCTTTGTTTTTATCAGAAATGATAATTAACAAGGCACCAATCATGTGAAAACATGATTAGACCGCTCAATAATGAGCAATAGGTCAAGCTACTAAGAGCGTAGACGTGGATGCCTTGGCACCGAGAGCCGATGAAGGACGTGATAAGCTGCGAAAAGCTACGGGGAGTTGCAAATAAACTTTGATCCGTAGATATCCGAATGGGGAAACCTGACAGAGCAAACCTCTGTCATCCTATAGCCAATCCATAACTATAGGAAGGGAACGAAGGGAACTGAAACATCTAAGTACCTTCAGGAGGAGAAAGAAACATCGATTTCCTGAGTAGCGGCGAGCGAAAGGGAAACAGGCCAAACCAGATTACTTGTAATCTGGGGTTGAGGACTGCGACATGGCAAGAATGCGGATAGCTGAAGAGTCTGGAAAGTCTCATCAAAGAGGGTGATAATCCCGTAAGCGAAATCCAAGTGAAGCCTAGCAGTATCCAGAGTACCACGAGACACGAGAAACCTTGTGGGAAGCCGGGGG
Coding sequences:
- a CDS encoding ABC transporter ATP-binding protein, with the translated sequence MLTIENLYVRYGGIEALRGISMQIPEGKIVTLVGANGAGKSTTLRAITKLITPALGGITYKGESIMNCTTQDIVKKGITLVPEGRRVFADLTVEENLKIGAYTRKDQSEIRKDIDYVNDIFPRLKERKNQLAGTLSGGEQQMLAVGRALMSKPKVLMMDEPSLGLAPLVVKDIFAIIKEVNEKAGMTILLIEQNANAALKIADYGYVMETGSIGLEGPGMDLLNNEQVKELYLGKIG
- a CDS encoding ABC transporter ATP-binding protein: MLEAKNATMQFGGLIAVNELNIEINEGEIVAIIGPNGAGKTTAFNMITGVYTPTIGSILFNGKCLNKMKPNKIAELGIARTFQNIRLFKNLTVLENVLIANHLRLKSGLFSSVLHLPNAQKEEKEMLEYSLSILECTGLLEHKDDIASSLPYGLQRRLEIARALATKPKLLLLDEPAAGMNPKESEDLTEFIRQIRNQFDLTILLIEHHMQLVMGISERIYVLEYGTTIAHGTPTEIQNNKAVIKAYLGEEE